A portion of the Acidisoma sp. PAMC 29798 genome contains these proteins:
- a CDS encoding glutathione S-transferase, with protein sequence MAEATLLISSKNYSSWCLRGWLITRLSGLPFKAESLSPDDPAARAELLLRSSSTLVPSLIHDGISIWDTLAIAEYLNELRPEAGMLPTDRHARARCRSISGEMHSGFAALRSSLPMNLHAHRPGFAIWSAARADIDRILEIWEDCLATWNGPFLFGERLSVADAMYAPVVTRFLTYDVAVSGRAADYCQRIMAWPDMAEWVASAREEPQEITELEVEF encoded by the coding sequence ATGGCCGAGGCCACACTTCTCATCAGCAGCAAGAATTATTCCTCCTGGTGTCTCAGGGGATGGTTGATCACGCGCTTGTCGGGCTTGCCCTTCAAGGCGGAATCCCTGTCCCCGGACGATCCGGCCGCACGGGCCGAACTGCTTCTACGGTCATCATCGACCTTGGTGCCGAGCCTCATCCATGACGGGATCTCCATATGGGATACCCTTGCCATAGCGGAATACCTCAATGAGCTACGGCCCGAGGCCGGCATGCTGCCGACGGATCGGCATGCGCGGGCGCGATGCCGGTCCATCAGCGGCGAGATGCACTCGGGCTTCGCGGCGCTGCGGTCGTCCCTACCGATGAACCTGCATGCCCACCGCCCCGGCTTCGCCATCTGGTCGGCGGCGCGCGCCGATATCGACCGTATCCTGGAGATTTGGGAGGACTGCCTGGCGACCTGGAACGGGCCCTTCCTCTTTGGGGAAAGGCTCTCGGTCGCGGACGCCATGTATGCCCCGGTCGTCACCCGCTTCCTAACCTATGATGTCGCGGTCAGCGGGCGCGCAGCCGACTACTGCCAGCGGATCATGGCATGGCCCGATATGGCGGAGTGGGTCGCGAGTGCGAGGGAAGAGCCGCAAGAGATCACCGAGCTTGAGGTCGAGTTTTGA
- the hrcA gene encoding heat-inducible transcriptional repressor HrcA, translating to MDKNGRTLLPFPPATLPPGLDIRSAAVLREIVEQYVETGGPVGSRTLSRRLPLTLSPATIRNVMADLTEAGLLYAPHTSAGRLPTDRGLRLFVDGLLQFGELGEDEREAIDVALLAHGRSLQDTLAEASTLLSGLSAAAGLVLAPKAEGAIKHIEFVPLTSGRALVVLVSSEGQVENRVIDIPIGVPPSALQEASNFLNARLQGRTLAEFRLQMGDEIARDRDTLDELAASIIEAGLATWGGEGRGGNLIVRGQGRLLADVTQIDKLASIQTLFERLEAQETMLRLLELAETSDGVRIFIGAESGLFGTAGVSMIVAPARNAKNRIVGAIGVIGPTRINYGRVIPVVDYTARVVGRLLS from the coding sequence ATGGACAAAAACGGCCGTACCCTTCTTCCTTTCCCGCCGGCGACGCTGCCGCCGGGTTTGGACATCCGGTCCGCCGCCGTGCTTCGCGAAATCGTCGAGCAATATGTCGAGACCGGCGGCCCCGTCGGTAGCCGCACGCTGTCCCGCCGCCTGCCGCTCACCTTGTCGCCCGCCACCATCCGCAATGTTATGGCCGACCTCACCGAGGCCGGACTGCTCTATGCGCCGCATACCTCGGCCGGCCGCCTGCCGACCGATCGCGGCCTGCGGCTGTTCGTGGACGGCCTGCTCCAGTTCGGCGAATTGGGAGAGGATGAGCGCGAAGCGATCGACGTCGCGCTGCTCGCTCATGGCCGCAGCCTTCAGGACACCTTGGCCGAGGCCTCGACCCTGCTTTCGGGCCTGTCCGCCGCCGCCGGCCTCGTGCTGGCGCCGAAGGCTGAGGGCGCCATTAAGCATATCGAATTCGTGCCCCTCACCTCCGGCCGGGCGCTGGTCGTGCTGGTGTCGTCCGAGGGGCAGGTCGAGAATCGGGTCATCGACATTCCTATCGGCGTGCCGCCCTCGGCCTTGCAGGAGGCGAGCAACTTCCTCAATGCCCGGCTCCAAGGCCGGACGCTGGCCGAATTTCGCCTCCAGATGGGCGATGAAATCGCGCGCGACCGCGATACGCTTGATGAACTGGCCGCCAGCATCATCGAAGCGGGCCTCGCGACCTGGGGCGGCGAGGGCCGTGGCGGCAATCTGATCGTGCGTGGCCAAGGCCGGCTGCTCGCCGATGTCACCCAGATCGACAAGCTCGCCTCGATCCAGACGCTGTTCGAGCGGCTGGAAGCGCAGGAAACGATGCTGCGCCTGCTGGAGCTGGCCGAAACCTCGGATGGTGTGCGCATCTTCATCGGCGCGGAAAGCGGGTTGTTCGGCACCGCCGGCGTGTCGATGATCGTGGCGCCGGCCCGCAATGCCAAGAACCGCATCGTGGGCGCCATCGGCGTCATCGGGCCCACGCGCATCAATTACGGGCGGGTCATTCCCGTTGTGGACTACACCGCCCGCGTCGTGGGTCGCCTTTTGAGTTAG
- a CDS encoding O-methyltransferase, which translates to MTTLSSERVSQLLDKLHHEADASDRAHHEAMIEAMATSGRSIEQVVTDMLAEERADYRGTYRRYADNFLAVSPAFGRLLYAMARACQATRIVEFGTSMGVSTIYLAAALRDNGGGHLIGSEFEPSKVTRALANLAAAGLDDLVDIREGDARETLRDVGGNVDLLLIDGAFSLYLPVLKLIEPRFTPGAVIFGENAFDPDYLAYIRNPTNGYLSQSLLEEGRGNEFTVKVA; encoded by the coding sequence ATGACGACATTGAGCAGCGAGCGGGTCAGCCAGCTTCTGGACAAGCTTCATCACGAAGCCGACGCGTCCGATCGCGCGCACCACGAAGCGATGATCGAGGCCATGGCGACCTCTGGCAGGTCGATCGAACAGGTCGTGACGGATATGCTCGCCGAAGAACGCGCAGACTATCGCGGCACCTACCGCCGCTATGCCGACAACTTCCTCGCCGTTTCGCCAGCCTTTGGCCGCTTGCTCTACGCCATGGCGCGCGCTTGCCAAGCGACCCGCATCGTGGAGTTCGGCACGTCGATGGGGGTGTCGACGATCTATCTCGCCGCGGCATTGCGCGACAATGGCGGCGGGCATCTCATCGGCTCCGAGTTCGAGCCGTCGAAGGTGACACGGGCCCTCGCGAACCTCGCCGCGGCGGGCCTCGACGATCTGGTTGACATCCGCGAGGGGGATGCGCGGGAAACACTCAGGGATGTCGGCGGCAACGTCGATCTGCTGCTGATCGACGGCGCCTTCTCGCTATACCTGCCCGTGCTCAAGCTGATCGAACCCCGGTTCACGCCCGGCGCAGTGATCTTTGGCGAGAATGCCTTCGACCCTGACTATCTGGCCTATATCCGCAATCCTACGAATGGCTACCTATCCCAAAGTCTGCTCGAGGAAGGCCGCGGCAACGAATTCACTGTGAAGGTTGCGTGA
- a CDS encoding helix-turn-helix domain-containing protein, whose product MPILSSASDGSDVGAHLPAICCAVSVTPLLRELLTRAAHLPYFYDEGGVNTRLVAVLLDELAMAQVEDLHLPMPTDTRLRRVLDEMMASPADRGTLESWAKRARMSARTFGRLIDQETGMSFGRWRQQLGVMLAVKWLAGGATIQQVAADLGYESVPSFVTMFRKVLGTSPGRYMAERHSGRV is encoded by the coding sequence GTGCCGATCCTGAGCAGCGCTTCCGACGGGTCCGATGTCGGCGCGCACCTGCCCGCGATCTGCTGCGCCGTATCCGTGACGCCACTGCTGCGTGAACTCCTCACACGCGCCGCGCACCTGCCCTATTTTTACGATGAAGGCGGCGTGAATACGCGGCTGGTGGCGGTGCTGCTGGACGAACTTGCGATGGCTCAAGTCGAGGACCTCCATCTGCCGATGCCAACGGATACCCGCCTTCGCAGAGTCCTTGACGAGATGATGGCCTCACCCGCAGATCGCGGTACCTTGGAAAGCTGGGCGAAACGGGCCCGCATGAGTGCGCGGACCTTTGGGCGCCTGATCGACCAGGAAACCGGCATGAGCTTCGGCCGCTGGCGGCAACAACTGGGTGTCATGCTTGCCGTGAAGTGGCTGGCGGGCGGTGCCACGATCCAGCAGGTTGCTGCCGACCTCGGCTATGAGAGCGTGCCCAGTTTCGTGACGATGTTTCGTAAGGTGCTTGGCACCTCGCCCGGTCGCTACATGGCAGAACGACATTCCGGGCGCGTATGA
- a CDS encoding DMT family transporter — protein MVRAENGFAGLIRLVGRALPGSPSARGLIVVLFSYFFFALHDAMVKVLVARYDAPEILFIRSLTVVVLCLTLGGRGVVTRGLFSPVRGKLLTRAVLTLIAWLLYYSSARYLELPQLITIYFASPLIIAVMAGPMLGEKVTAIRWVALAIGFVGVLLAARPHGASHILPVLCVGAAAVIWAYAMILMRQIASELRGFDQVFVIAVLFLITCGASLPFLWKTPSLPALLLMLSLGIMSTIAQLLLIEGVKLAQASVIAPMEFSGLLWSFVFGYLIFGDIPNADIFLGAGFILLSGGMVVISEIRQGRRNRLLRQSP, from the coding sequence ATGGTCCGAGCCGAAAACGGATTTGCGGGCCTCATCCGCCTCGTGGGTCGCGCCCTTCCCGGTTCGCCCTCTGCCCGAGGCCTGATCGTCGTCCTGTTCTCCTACTTCTTCTTCGCGCTGCATGACGCCATGGTGAAGGTGCTGGTCGCGCGATACGACGCGCCGGAGATCCTGTTCATCCGCAGCCTGACCGTCGTCGTGCTGTGCCTGACGCTCGGTGGACGCGGCGTCGTGACGCGGGGGCTGTTCTCCCCCGTGCGCGGCAAGCTGTTGACCCGCGCGGTGCTGACCCTCATCGCCTGGCTGCTGTATTACTCCTCGGCCCGCTACCTCGAACTGCCGCAGCTCATCACGATCTACTTCGCGAGCCCGCTCATCATCGCGGTGATGGCCGGGCCCATGCTGGGCGAGAAAGTGACGGCCATCCGTTGGGTGGCGCTCGCCATCGGCTTCGTCGGTGTCCTGCTCGCGGCACGCCCACATGGCGCGAGCCACATCCTGCCCGTGCTCTGCGTCGGCGCAGCGGCCGTCATCTGGGCCTATGCGATGATCCTGATGCGCCAAATCGCCTCCGAACTGCGTGGCTTCGACCAGGTCTTCGTCATCGCCGTGCTGTTCCTGATCACCTGCGGCGCAAGCCTACCCTTCCTTTGGAAGACACCGAGCCTGCCCGCTTTGCTGCTGATGCTCAGCCTCGGCATCATGTCCACCATCGCCCAATTGCTGCTGATCGAAGGCGTGAAACTCGCCCAGGCGAGCGTCATCGCGCCGATGGAATTCAGCGGCCTGCTGTGGAGCTTCGTTTTCGGCTATCTGATCTTCGGCGATATTCCCAATGCCGATATCTTTCTCGGCGCCGGCTTCATCCTGCTCAGCGGCGGGATGGTGGTGATCAGCGAAATTCGCCAGGGCCGCCGCAACCGGTTGCTCCGGCAATCGCCGTGA
- a CDS encoding calcium:proton antiporter gives MTRLPRWAWILPILAWLFLIASKLVPIGLPMLVGCTLVLAGVVFAAVHHAEVVAHRVGEPFGTLVLAIAVTVIEVALVISVMLSAGPEKAAVARDTVFSAVMIVCTGVVGLCLLAGASRHREQEFRVQGANGALAVLAALSVLTLILPNYTSSTPGPTYTPAQLAFVGVVSLVLYCVFVFVQTVRHREYFLTPTGDSAAPGARPSVNQMRLSFGLLLVSLVAVVGLAKALSPAVEAGIDSSGAPKTLVGVVIAALVLLPEGTAAFRAARLNRLQTSLNLALGSAIASIGLTIPAVVAVALIFSLPLTLGIAPKEMVLLALTLLLSVLTLATGRTSILQGAIHLTVFAVFLFLAVVP, from the coding sequence GTGACACGCCTTCCTCGCTGGGCCTGGATTCTGCCGATCCTGGCATGGCTTTTTCTGATCGCGTCCAAACTCGTGCCGATCGGGCTGCCGATGCTGGTCGGCTGCACCCTGGTTCTTGCCGGCGTCGTCTTCGCGGCGGTTCATCATGCCGAGGTTGTCGCCCATCGCGTGGGGGAGCCGTTCGGCACACTCGTGCTGGCCATCGCCGTGACGGTGATCGAAGTAGCGCTGGTGATATCGGTCATGCTGTCGGCCGGTCCTGAAAAGGCGGCGGTTGCGCGCGACACGGTCTTTTCCGCCGTCATGATCGTCTGCACCGGCGTTGTGGGCCTGTGCCTGCTCGCCGGCGCGAGCCGGCATCGTGAGCAGGAGTTTCGCGTCCAGGGTGCCAACGGCGCTCTCGCCGTGCTCGCCGCCCTCTCGGTCCTGACCTTGATCCTGCCCAATTACACGAGCAGCACGCCCGGCCCGACCTATACGCCGGCGCAACTCGCCTTCGTCGGCGTGGTGTCGCTCGTGCTCTATTGCGTCTTCGTCTTCGTGCAGACCGTGCGGCACAGGGAGTATTTTCTCACCCCCACCGGCGACAGCGCGGCGCCGGGTGCGCGGCCGTCCGTGAACCAAATGCGTCTCTCCTTCGGCCTTTTGCTGGTGTCGCTGGTCGCCGTCGTCGGTCTGGCAAAGGCGCTGTCGCCGGCGGTGGAAGCGGGCATCGACTCCTCCGGCGCACCAAAGACGCTGGTCGGTGTCGTGATCGCGGCCCTGGTGCTGCTGCCGGAAGGCACGGCGGCCTTTCGCGCGGCCCGATTGAATCGGCTGCAAACCAGCCTCAACCTCGCCCTCGGCTCCGCCATCGCAAGCATCGGATTGACTATCCCGGCCGTGGTCGCGGTCGCGCTCATCTTCAGCCTGCCGCTGACTTTGGGGATCGCCCCGAAGGAGATGGTGCTGCTCGCCTTGACCCTGCTGCTCAGCGTGCTGACGCTGGCGACCGGGCGAACATCGATCCTGCAAGGCGCGATCCACCTCACGGTCTTCGCGGTATTTTTGTTTCTCGCAGTGGTGCCTTAG
- a CDS encoding SDR family NAD(P)-dependent oxidoreductase, with protein sequence MNIDLTGRQAVVTGSTAGIGRAIAEGLARAGAAVVINGRREDRVAATLLALRALFPKGEFSGVTADLATPEGAAELFARAPDADILVNNVGTGRAKPFFEIGDSEWIDLFELNVMSGIRASRHYVPNMTKRGWGRVVFISSESALAIPKDMIDYAMTKTAQLAIARGLAEEVGGTGVTVNSVLPGPTDSEIMGGWMKAAAEAQGITQEEAEQQFIKTMRPTSLLNRFATTEEVANMVVYVCSEQASGTTGTSLRVDGGVVRTIA encoded by the coding sequence ATGAATATCGATCTTACTGGCCGCCAGGCGGTCGTTACGGGGTCCACGGCAGGTATCGGCCGAGCCATTGCAGAAGGGTTGGCGCGCGCCGGCGCTGCGGTCGTGATCAACGGCCGCCGCGAGGACAGGGTCGCCGCAACGCTTCTCGCGTTGCGCGCGCTTTTCCCAAAAGGTGAGTTCAGCGGCGTCACCGCCGATCTTGCGACGCCGGAAGGCGCGGCGGAGTTGTTCGCGCGGGCGCCGGATGCGGACATTCTCGTCAACAATGTCGGCACGGGGCGCGCGAAGCCCTTCTTCGAAATTGGCGACAGCGAGTGGATCGACCTCTTCGAGCTGAACGTCATGAGCGGCATCCGCGCTTCTCGCCACTATGTGCCGAACATGACCAAGCGCGGATGGGGGCGTGTCGTCTTCATCAGTAGCGAGTCCGCGCTCGCAATCCCCAAGGACATGATCGATTACGCCATGACCAAGACCGCTCAGCTCGCCATTGCGAGGGGCTTGGCCGAGGAGGTTGGCGGAACGGGCGTCACCGTCAATTCCGTCCTCCCAGGTCCGACCGATTCGGAGATCATGGGCGGTTGGATGAAGGCGGCTGCAGAGGCGCAAGGCATTACGCAAGAGGAAGCCGAGCAGCAGTTCATCAAAACGATGCGCCCGACATCGCTCCTTAATCGCTTCGCGACAACCGAAGAAGTCGCAAACATGGTCGTCTATGTCTGTTCGGAGCAGGCGTCCGGAACAACAGGCACGTCCTTGCGTGTCGACGGTGGTGTCGTTCGGACGATTGCATAG
- a CDS encoding LysR family transcriptional regulator, giving the protein MDRFTELNAFIAVVEAGGFSAAARTTGDSQSAMSKAIGALEKRLGVMLFNRSTRRVTLTDQGRRYYDRTKPLIDEMQDADSELTSSTLTVSGLIRIAAAATFGRLHVLPLIPTLLSRHPGLQVDLVLSDIVRDMVEDRIDLAIRVGPVTEPDAVVRRVAITPLVCVGSRRYFERHGLPKAPGELAEHNCLLYGGLTEAANWPFVGRDGRFSVQVRGNLLSNSVETIRAAVLADVGIGLFAKVSLADELRGPDVIPILEDFMSDVRDINLVWPKRRFVPARVRQVTDFFAEAIPRRT; this is encoded by the coding sequence ATGGATCGATTCACCGAATTGAACGCCTTCATAGCCGTGGTCGAAGCAGGCGGATTTTCTGCCGCGGCGCGCACAACCGGGGACTCGCAATCCGCCATGAGTAAAGCCATCGGCGCATTGGAAAAACGCCTGGGCGTGATGCTGTTCAACAGAAGCACACGCCGGGTGACTCTGACGGATCAGGGGCGGAGATACTATGATCGGACAAAGCCACTGATTGACGAAATGCAAGACGCTGATAGCGAACTGACCAGCAGCACATTGACTGTTTCGGGTTTAATCAGGATCGCCGCAGCGGCTACTTTTGGGCGCCTTCATGTTTTGCCGCTTATCCCCACCCTATTGTCGCGTCATCCCGGCCTCCAGGTGGATCTCGTTCTCTCGGACATCGTCCGAGATATGGTGGAGGATCGGATTGACCTGGCGATCCGCGTGGGGCCTGTCACTGAACCCGACGCGGTTGTCAGGCGTGTTGCGATCACCCCGCTCGTCTGCGTCGGATCTCGCCGTTATTTCGAGCGCCACGGACTCCCAAAGGCCCCTGGGGAACTCGCGGAGCACAATTGCCTTTTGTATGGCGGCTTAACAGAGGCGGCGAATTGGCCGTTCGTGGGGCGAGACGGTCGCTTCAGCGTACAGGTACGGGGGAACCTCTTGTCTAACAGTGTCGAAACGATCCGGGCTGCGGTTCTGGCGGATGTTGGAATTGGCCTGTTCGCCAAGGTCTCCCTTGCTGATGAACTCCGCGGTCCCGACGTCATTCCTATCCTCGAAGACTTTATGAGCGATGTCAGAGATATAAATCTCGTCTGGCCGAAACGCCGTTTCGTTCCGGCCCGCGTCCGCCAAGTCACCGATTTCTTTGCGGAGGCGATTCCGCGGCGAACTTAG
- the hemW gene encoding radical SAM family heme chaperone HemW has protein sequence MMEPLALYIHWPFCLAKCPYCDFNSHVRDVLPQARFRDALIRELEWEAARLGPRPLRSIFFGGGTPSLMEPETVATLIARARTLFAPTEDLEITLEANPTSIEAGRFTGYRDAGVNRVSIGVQSLDERALRMLGRQHSAEQAVAALEIGRRIFPRLSFDLIYALPGQTEALWRAELARALSLAADHLSLYQLTIEPGTGFEALHRRGEIVLPDEETAATLYEVTAEEAGRFGLLPYEVSNYAKPGSESRHNLAYWRYGDYAGIGPGAHGRLSLAQGLVATRRHRAPEIWADRVEAVGHGSGEDVPVDTRDRAREMLLMGLRLSEGVSAARFAARVGMSLDAAIDAEILAASIEAGYLVREGDVLRATRDGRLRLDALLGALVN, from the coding sequence ATGATGGAACCGCTCGCCCTTTATATCCACTGGCCGTTCTGCCTCGCGAAATGCCCTTACTGCGACTTCAACAGTCATGTGCGGGATGTGCTGCCACAGGCGCGCTTTCGCGACGCCTTGATCCGTGAATTGGAGTGGGAGGCGGCCCGGCTTGGCCCGCGGCCGCTGCGCTCGATCTTTTTCGGCGGCGGCACGCCGAGCCTGATGGAGCCGGAGACAGTGGCGACCTTGATCGCCCGTGCGCGGACGCTATTCGCGCCGACCGAGGATCTGGAAATCACCCTCGAAGCCAATCCGACGAGCATCGAAGCGGGTCGCTTCACCGGCTATCGCGATGCCGGCGTCAATCGCGTCTCCATCGGCGTGCAGAGCCTGGACGAGCGTGCGCTGCGCATGCTCGGGCGGCAGCATTCGGCGGAACAGGCGGTGGCGGCGCTGGAGATCGGGCGGCGGATCTTTCCGCGCCTGTCTTTCGATTTGATCTATGCCCTGCCCGGCCAGACCGAGGCGCTGTGGCGCGCGGAACTGGCGCGGGCGCTGTCACTCGCGGCCGATCACCTGTCGCTCTACCAACTCACCATCGAACCCGGCACTGGCTTCGAGGCGCTGCATCGCCGGGGGGAGATTGTGCTGCCGGACGAGGAGACGGCCGCGACCCTTTATGAGGTCACGGCGGAGGAGGCGGGGCGTTTCGGGCTGCTGCCCTATGAGGTGTCCAACTACGCGAAACCGGGCTCGGAAAGCCGGCACAATCTCGCCTATTGGCGCTATGGCGATTACGCCGGTATCGGCCCCGGCGCGCATGGCCGGTTGAGCCTGGCGCAGGGCCTTGTCGCCACGCGGCGCCATCGCGCCCCGGAAATCTGGGCGGATCGGGTCGAGGCGGTCGGCCATGGATCGGGCGAGGATGTGCCTGTCGATACGCGTGACCGCGCACGGGAAATGCTGCTGATGGGGCTGCGCCTGTCCGAGGGCGTTTCGGCGGCGCGCTTCGCGGCGCGGGTCGGCATGAGCCTGGATGCCGCGATCGATGCCGAGATTCTCGCGGCGTCGATCGAGGCGGGTTACCTCGTCCGTGAAGGCGATGTGTTGCGCGCGACGCGCGACGGGCGGTTGCGGCTCGATGCCTTGTTGGGGGCTTTGGTGAACTAG
- a CDS encoding acyltransferase, with translation MTETAPVQVLLRLKYHPAFAGGVEIGGPGYSLPSLEEPFVFPVVDEVLEALHARGITVEGALGSGSIIVIDAASPMFDLHCRFDGHDDCAVILGDGNGFSGDLRFTGPRGLFVTAGFGWMDAPSRIAVTIDASCAAFFGWGVTSVDSHWRVEGDQVTPGALMIGDDTMIDRGFSARNYESHAIFETETLSVINEPGHVIVGPHCWLGENARITRAARIGAGRVIAPGAMVTGDIPARVAAGGVPAQVVRTGVTWDRARKPSEARMKAIIAAL, from the coding sequence ATGACGGAGACAGCGCCCGTTCAGGTCTTGCTGCGCCTCAAGTATCATCCGGCCTTCGCGGGTGGCGTGGAGATCGGCGGCCCCGGCTATAGCCTGCCGAGCCTAGAGGAGCCGTTTGTTTTTCCGGTCGTCGATGAGGTGTTGGAGGCGCTGCACGCGCGGGGCATCACCGTGGAGGGCGCACTCGGCTCCGGGTCGATCATCGTGATTGATGCGGCGAGCCCGATGTTCGATCTGCATTGCCGTTTCGATGGCCATGACGATTGCGCGGTCATCCTGGGTGACGGCAACGGCTTTTCCGGTGATCTGCGCTTCACCGGTCCGCGTGGCCTGTTCGTGACGGCGGGATTCGGCTGGATGGATGCGCCGTCCCGCATCGCGGTGACGATCGATGCCTCCTGCGCCGCGTTCTTCGGCTGGGGCGTGACATCCGTGGACAGCCATTGGCGGGTGGAGGGCGACCAAGTCACGCCGGGCGCGCTGATGATCGGTGACGACACCATGATCGACCGGGGGTTTTCGGCGCGCAATTACGAGTCCCACGCCATTTTCGAGACCGAAACCTTGTCGGTGATCAACGAGCCCGGCCATGTCATTGTCGGTCCGCATTGCTGGCTGGGGGAGAACGCCCGCATTACCCGCGCCGCACGCATCGGCGCCGGCCGCGTCATCGCCCCTGGGGCCATGGTGACCGGTGACATTCCCGCGCGCGTGGCTGCTGGCGGCGTGCCGGCCCAAGTGGTGCGGACCGGCGTGACCTGGGACCGCGCCCGCAAGCCGAGTGAGGCGCGGATGAAGGCGATCATCGCCGCGTTATGA
- a CDS encoding AI-2E family transporter: MLGTVAEKVAAPSWSIRDAIGWIAGITAAGFVIYLFYNELLLVLLAILLAVSLRGAAERVAKHSPLSIHWALALIVILVVLAIVGFCMWVGPQLVQQGHDLVKSLTQEFNDLKARYGQSGIGKQVMQKVSSGGSDAQSLAAPLIKVAGSTVGAIAAFFVLVVTMLYFASNPDLYVKGIVTLMPKPRRARVREVMGKVAHVLRWWFLGQLIDMAVVGALSVAGMLIIGLPMALALGVLAGLLTFVPYFGAILAAIPALAIAAGQGTHMLLLTAVVFAICHLVEGYIVSPLVQDRMVRLPPALLILSMTFVGALFGPMGVVLATPIAVAGLVLVSELYVVDALGDESGRDVTSRK, from the coding sequence ATGTTGGGAACTGTAGCGGAAAAGGTGGCGGCGCCGAGTTGGTCGATCCGGGACGCGATCGGCTGGATCGCGGGAATCACGGCCGCCGGCTTCGTAATCTACCTGTTCTATAACGAACTTCTGCTGGTCTTGCTCGCGATCCTGCTGGCGGTTTCGCTGCGCGGCGCGGCCGAGCGTGTCGCCAAGCATTCGCCTCTGTCGATCCATTGGGCCTTGGCGCTGATCGTCATTCTGGTCGTGCTGGCGATCGTCGGTTTCTGCATGTGGGTGGGCCCTCAGCTCGTTCAGCAGGGCCATGATCTGGTGAAAAGCCTGACGCAGGAATTCAACGACCTCAAGGCGCGATACGGCCAGAGCGGCATCGGCAAGCAGGTCATGCAGAAGGTTTCCTCGGGCGGGTCCGATGCGCAAAGCCTGGCGGCGCCACTGATCAAGGTCGCCGGCTCCACCGTGGGCGCCATCGCCGCCTTCTTCGTGCTGGTGGTGACGATGCTCTATTTCGCCTCCAACCCGGACCTCTATGTGAAGGGCATCGTGACGCTGATGCCCAAGCCGCGCCGCGCCCGGGTGCGGGAGGTGATGGGCAAGGTCGCGCATGTGCTGCGCTGGTGGTTCCTCGGCCAGCTCATCGACATGGCGGTCGTCGGCGCCCTGTCGGTCGCCGGCATGCTGATCATCGGCCTGCCGATGGCTTTGGCCTTGGGTGTGCTCGCGGGCCTGCTGACATTCGTACCGTATTTCGGCGCCATCCTGGCGGCGATCCCGGCCCTGGCCATCGCCGCCGGGCAGGGCACGCATATGCTGCTCCTCACCGCCGTCGTCTTCGCCATCTGCCATCTGGTCGAGGGCTATATCGTGTCGCCGCTGGTGCAGGACCGCATGGTGCGGTTGCCGCCGGCACTGCTGATCCTGTCCATGACTTTCGTCGGCGCCTTGTTCGGGCCGATGGGCGTGGTGCTGGCCACCCCCATCGCCGTCGCCGGCCTGGTGCTGGTGTCGGAGCTTTACGTCGTCGATGCCCTGGGCGACGAAAGCGGACGGGACGTCACGTCCCGGAAGTAG
- the rdgB gene encoding RdgB/HAM1 family non-canonical purine NTP pyrophosphatase has protein sequence MARPLDPGARLVLASHNPGKLIEIRKLLAPWDIHVVSAGELGLPEPEETEPTFAGNAWLKAKAAAEASQLPSLSDDSGFCVAALDGAPGIYSARWAGPNKDFRAAMERVHAEMGDAEDLGAWFISVLCLAWPDGHFESFEGRVDGSTVWPLRGTCGFGYDPMFRPQGEEETYGEMDQARKTATSHRARAFAALVRGCLGAPPRQDATSGT, from the coding sequence ATGGCCCGCCCGCTCGATCCCGGCGCGCGGCTCGTGCTCGCGAGCCATAACCCCGGCAAGCTCATCGAAATCCGCAAGCTGCTCGCGCCTTGGGACATTCATGTCGTCTCGGCGGGGGAACTCGGCCTGCCCGAGCCCGAGGAGACGGAGCCGACTTTCGCCGGCAATGCCTGGCTGAAGGCGAAGGCGGCGGCGGAGGCGAGCCAGTTGCCGTCACTGTCCGACGACAGCGGCTTTTGCGTCGCGGCGCTGGACGGCGCGCCCGGCATCTATTCGGCGCGTTGGGCCGGCCCGAACAAGGATTTCCGCGCGGCGATGGAGCGCGTTCATGCCGAGATGGGCGACGCCGAAGACCTCGGCGCCTGGTTTATCTCCGTGCTGTGCCTCGCCTGGCCGGACGGGCATTTCGAGAGCTTCGAGGGTCGAGTCGATGGCAGCACGGTCTGGCCGCTGCGCGGCACCTGCGGCTTCGGCTATGACCCGATGTTCCGGCCGCAGGGCGAGGAGGAAACCTACGGCGAGATGGACCAGGCGCGGAAGACCGCGACTAGCCATCGCGCCCGGGCTTTCGCGGCCCTGGTGCGCGGCTGCCTGGGCGCGCCTCCGCGCCAGGACGCTACTTCCGGGACGTGA